The Coffea arabica cultivar ET-39 chromosome 1e, Coffea Arabica ET-39 HiFi, whole genome shotgun sequence genome has a window encoding:
- the LOC140016693 gene encoding uncharacterized protein: protein MRKSQGLSKQGGLDYNELCLFPDMQLPVGFKAPKFSKYDGTDNPKTYLRMFANKLGKPLDDENLPVQLFPESLEGDALDWYSNLKPEAMRTWVDLSTAFVRQYEYNCELTSTRTTLEGTKRKPSEDHKMYTKRWRKLTAKVEPPMTEDEIVRTFIKAHDQPYFEEIFRMTGCSFAEIVNKLEEYDEFVRAKKIVNVSALKLQLEAMQNQGAPGHSTANCWALKHKIQDMINARDIVLRRRDEQGPSISKNTLPTHKDTIGAITIDEEIEKPTQYILDEVEIMGVTGEPFILEKEAYKVKENTDPFILDVIPFECEPSELVVLELPEQAPVLNLQEVPWNYSEPTLLIRGEEVLKKEVVTVTRSRRIVGEPAVDELLKAKENAVPTRPTVTEEEAFNFLRMLKKSEYKVIEQLDKMPAQIFMLNLFLTSKLYREALLKVLTEPQVPKNILVDKFTHVVEHVLASN, encoded by the exons ATGAGGAAGAGTCAAGGCTTGAGCAAACAAGGAGGATTGGATTATAACGAGTTATGTCTATTTCCTGACATGCAACTTCCTGTGGGTTTTAAAGCACCCAAATTTAGCAAATATGACGGAACTGACAATCCCAAGACGTATCTCCGAATGTTTGCTAACAAATTAGGCAAGCCtttagatgatgaaaatctaccAGTTCAGTTGTTTCCTGAGAGCTTAGAAGGCGATGCACTGGActggtattccaatttgaagcCTGAAGCTATGAGAACATGGGTGGATTTGTCAACTGCAtttgtaaggcaatacgagtataactgcgagctcACTTCGACGAGGACTACACtggaaggaaccaaaaggaAGCCATCTGAGGATCACAAGATGTATACAAAGAGATGGAGAAAATTGACTGCCAAGGTGGAACCTCCCATGACTGAAGATGAAATTGTTCGTACGTTTATCAAAGCCCATGACCAGCCTTATTTTGAGGagattttccgcatgactggatgttcCTTCGCAGAAATTGTTAATAAGTTGGAAGAATATGATGAGTTTGTGAGAGCAaagaagattgttaatgtgtcagcTCTGAAATTGCAATTGGAAGCGATGCAAAATCAAG GAGCTCCTGGACATTCAACTGCCAATTGTTGGGCACTTAAACACaaaattcaagacatgattAATGCTAGAGATATAGTTCTGAGAAGGAGAGATGAACAAGGGCCAAGTATTAGTAAGAACACTCTTCCTACACACAAAGATACCATTGGAGCTATTACCATAGATGAGGAGATCGAGAAACCTACACAATACATTCTGGATGAAGTCGAGATAATGGGGGTCACTGGAGAACCATTTATACTGGAGAAGGAAGCTTACAAAGTCAAGGAAAATACTGATCCTTTTATTTTGGATGTGATACCTTTCGAATGTGAGCCTTCAGAGCTTGTGGTACTTGAATTGCCTGAACAAGCTCCTGTTCTTAATCTACAAGAGGTCCCATGGAATTATAGCGAGCCTACACTATTAATTAGAGGAGAAGAAGTGCTCAAAAAGGAGGTGGTCACTGTCACTAGATCTAGAAGAATCGTAGGTGAACCTGCAGTTGATGAACTCTTAAAAGCAAAGGAAAATGCCGTGCCAACCAGACCAACTGTGACTGAAGAAGAGGCATTCAATTTTCTTAGGATGTTGAAGAAGAGCGAATACAAAGTGATTGAGCAATTGGACAAAATGCCCGCTCAAATTTTCATGTTGAATCTGTTCTTAACCTCGAAATTGTATAGAGAGGCTTTGCTCAAGGTGTTAACTGAGCCTCAAGTGCCTAAGAATATTCTGGTTGACAAATTCACCCACGTGGTTGAACATGTTCTGGCTTCCAATTAG
- the LOC113693054 gene encoding uncharacterized protein — MVKWQMILFEFDIVFTTQKAIKGQAIADHLTENPREDDYQPLHTYFLDEEVLFVGVAEDMNERCSEWGLFFDGVSNSFGAGIGAMLVSPEGKHYPGSAKLLFFCTNNMAEYEACIFGLKMALKMEIKDLIVFSDSDLLVHQMLKEWITRDSKIFPYHCSLLDLANKFRSSEFRHIPHARNVFADALATLSSMIQHPDRLVIEPIQIQLQEKPAHCLVVEKSSDGRPWYSNIKEFLKMVSYPPRVDTTAKSFLRRLSSKFFLNGEVVYKRTLDMGLLRCVDEDETEYLMKEVHSGVCGSHMNGHLLAKKIMRTEYLWLTMEHDCVVFVRKCIKCQLHGDVIRTPPIELNNMTAPWLYLMWGKDVIGTIDPPASNEHRFILVAIEYFTKWFETESYKHVTKKVMTDFLRKHIICHFGVPETLITDNAKNLNNDIVDGLCDQFKIKHRNFTIYRPQMNGAVEAANKNLKKIIRKMTERHRDWHEKLPYALMAYRTAIWTSIGATPYNLMYGMEAVLPAEVEISSLRILMKAKLDEADWIK, encoded by the coding sequence ATGGTTAAATGGCAAATGATCCTTTTTGAATTCGACATCGTTTTCACCACACAAAAGGCAATCAAGGGCCAGGCTATAGCAGATCACTTGACTGAAAATCCAAGGGAAGATGATTATCAACCGCTTCACACTTATTTTTTGGATGAGGAGGTCTTGTTTGTTGGTGTAGCAGAGGATATGAACGAACGATGCTCTGAGTGGGGACTATTCTTTGATGGGGTTTCAAATTCTTTCGGAGCCGGTATTGGAGCTATGCTGGTATCGCCTGAAGGAAAGCATTATCCCGGTTCCGCTAAACTGCTATTTTTCTGCACTAACAATATGGCGGAGTATGAGGCTTGTATTTTTGGACTAAAGATGGCATTGAAAATGGAGATTAAAGATTTAATAGTGTTCAGCGATTCCGATTTGCTCGTGCATCAAATGCTCAAAGAATGGATCACTCGGGATTCAAAAATCTTTCCTTATCATTGCAGTTTACTAGATTTAGCAAACAAATTCAGAAGTTCGGAGTTCAGGCATATTCCACATGCCAGAAATGTTTTTGCTGATGCTCTGGCTACTTTATCTTCAATGATTCAACATCCAGACAGGTTGGTGATTGAACCTATCCAGATTCAATTACAAGAAAAGCCTGCACATTGTCTAGTTGTGGAAAAATCTTCTGATGGCCGTCCCTGGTATAGCAATATcaaggaatttctcaaaatgGTGTCCTATCCTCCAAGGGTTGATACGACTGCTAAAAGCTTCTTGCGTAGATTGTCATCCAAGTTTTTCTTAAACGGAGAAGTGGTATACAAACGGACTTTAGATATGGGCCTTCTGAGATGtgttgatgaagatgaaacagAGTACTTGATGAAAGAGGTGCACAGTGGCGTATGTGGATCACATATGAATGGTCATTTATTGGCAAAGAAGATCATGAGGACCGAATATCtttggcttactatggagcatgattgtgtaGTTTTTGTCAGAAAGTGCATTAAATGTCAATTGCATGGGGATGTTATACGCACTCCTCCCATAGAATTAAACAATATGACTGCTCCTTGGCTATATTTAATGTGGGGTAAGGATGTAATTGGAACCATTGACCCTCCTGCTTCAAACGAGCATCGGTTTATTCTGGTGGCAATTGAATACTTCACAAAATGGTTCGAAACTGAGTCTTACAAGCATGTGACTAAGAAGGTGATGACCGATTTTCTGAGGAAACACATCATTTGTCATTTTGGAGTGCCAGAGACATTAATCACCGACAATGCAAAGAATCTCAACAATGACATTGTGGATGGGTTGTGCGATCAGTTCAAGATCAAGCATCGGAATTTTACTATCTATAGGCCACAGATGAACGGAGCTGTGGAGGCCGCGAATAAGAACTTGAAGAAGATAATCCGTAAGATGACCGAAAGACACCGTGATTGGCACGAGAAGCTTCCCTATGCATTAATGGCATATAGAACTGCTATTTGGACTTCTATTGGGGCAACGCCTTATAACCTCATGTACGGAATGGAAGCGGTTTTGCCAGCCGAGGTCGAAATTTCTTCTTTGCGCATCCTAATGAAGGCCAAACTGGATGAGGCTGATTGGATTAAATAA